From the genome of Streptomyces xanthophaeus:
GTCGGCCTGGGGGCCGCGGGCACCGCCTTGTGCGCGGCGGACGTGGGGGTCGGGGTCGCGGGGGCGGGCCTGGGCGGCGCGGCCGCCGCCATGCGCTCGGCGGTGGCCCGGGTGGCCGAGGCGGCGTCGGCCGCCGAACCCGAGGAAGGCCTCCTGGCCTCGCCCGCCTGCTGCTGCACCTGCTCGTTCGCCTTCTCGGCGGCGTCGTGCGCCTTCTTCTTGTCGGACTTCAGGAAGTCGAAGAGTCCCATGTCTGTACGCCTCCGGCGTGATGCTGCCCCCCGGGATCGATACCTCCTTCCACTGTCCTGCACCGGGCGCCCCACGGCCCTGCGACGGGGCCGTCCGGGGGACACTCGGGCCAGGTCACGGCCCGTCCGGGAACACGGCGGGAAGGTACCGGGAAGGCCCGGCGCCACCATCGTGGGACACGATGGAGGAGATTTCTGTGATCATCAGACAGGCCGCGGAGCGGGTAATGCTGGTCAGGCCCGGACCCGGGCTCGTGAGCGCCGCGATCGTGGCGGGCCTGGACGTGTGGGTGGTGTCCGATCCCGGACCCCGCCCACCGGACGCACGGCTTCCCGCGGAGCTGCCCCCACAGCGGCTCCTCCGGGTGGACTTCGATGACACGGCCGCGCTGCGCACCCTGCTGACGGACACCGTCCTCGAACACGGGATCGGGCAGATCCTCCATCTTTCGAGCGATCTCGAACGGGGTCTCGGCAGCGGGGCCGCGGCCGCCGCCGAGGAGGTGCTGAGGGAGCTGTCCGCGAGCCGCGGGAAGCCGGCCCGCGCACTGCCGGACGCCGTGACGATCCGGCGGATCCTCAATGAGAGCCGGACCTCCGCGGTACGTGCCGAGGAGGCCCGGTCCGTCACCGAGGCGTGTTCCCTGGCGGAGGAGTTCCCCCTGCCCGTGGTCATCAAGTCGGCCGACAAATCGGGGTGTTGGTGGACCGTCCCGGTGCACGACCGCCCCGCGCTGGCCCGGTGGGCCGAACAGGCCGTCACCGCACGGCACTCGGCCCCTTACCTCGTCGAAGAGCTCCTGACCGGAGCCAAGTTCAGGGTGGAGACCCTCACCGTCGACGGTATGCACCTGGTCGCCGACATCGCCCCCGAGGGAACGGCGGCGCCGCTGCGCGACGCGGAGCAGGCCGGGATCCGCGCGACGGTTCGGGCCCTGCTGGATCTGGCCGGGTACGAATCGGGCACCACGCGGACGGATGTGCTGGTCAGCGCGCGGGGATCACGTATCGCGGCGGCCACGGAGCCGGACCGGGAACGGCGCGGTGACGGCCGTTCCCGCGCCACGGTCACGAGCGGTATCGAGAGGGGAACGGACCGGTAAGGGCTGCGGCCAGTCTGTGTCTTGTCGAGAGCGGCCACCGCACCACACGGAAGCCGCACCGGGTACACATCAGGGGGTTCGAGAGATGCGCAGCAAGCTGGCCGGACTGATCGGGATCATCGCGGCGACCCTGGCGTTCGGGTTCGGTGTCACGGTCGACAGCCAGGCCGACACCGGTAAGCCCTCCGGCCACCAGGTCCTCGCGGAGGACAAGGGCCCCGGGGTCGCCTCCCCGGCCCCGTCCCCGGCCCCCTCCACCCGTCGGTGACCTGCTTGCCGTGCGCATCACGGGACTGCCCCGCACCGGACCCCGGTGCGGGGCAGTCCCGTTTCCGCGCTCAGTACCTGCGGCGGTGCGCCGGCAGGCCCATGAAATCGGACAGCTCCTCGGCGGCCGCCCGGTGCCGGGCAGCGGCCGCCGCATCACCGAGCGCCTCGGCCGCCGCGGCGAGGCCCACCAGCGCGGACGCCTCCTCCGCCCGGAAGCTCATCGGCGCCGCGATCTTGTGGGCGTGGCCGTGCAGGGCGAGCGCGACCTCGTGCTCCCCCCACAGCAGGTGGAGCTGGCCCAGGACGTTCTCGACCTTCGCGAGCCGGATCGGGGCCCCGCTCGTGCGCCCGAGCACCAGGGAGCGCTCGGCGAAGGCACGCGCCTGCACCGCGTCGCCCCGCTCGTGCGCGATCTGGGCGGACAGTGCCAGCACCAGGGCGACGTCCCCCGGCGACCTGGTCTCGTCGCACAGGTCCCGGGCCCGCTCGAGGCTGGCGTCCGCCTCGGCGAACTCACCGAGGCCCACCTGGGCGAAGGCCAGATCGGTCAGGGCCACGATCTCGTTGCTGCGGTAACCGAGGTCACGGTCGATCTCGATCGCCCGACGGGCGACCTCCGCCGCTTCCGGGAAGCGGCCCCACCGCTCGTACAGCGTGCTGAGGATGGTCAGGCTCTCCGACTCCGCACGCGGATTGCCCAGTTCCTGGGCCATCGAGACGGACCGCTCCACCAGCGGTAAGGCCTCCTCGTACCGGCCGAGCATCGACATCAGCAGCCCGATGGTCGATTCGCTGTTCGCCTCGGTGTGCCGGTCCCCGGCCCGGATCGCCGTGTCGCGCGCCTCCCTGGCCACCTCCAGTCCCTCCTCGAAGCGGCCCAGCTTCCAGCAGGCGGCGCCCAGGTTGGCCAGGCTGATGCCGAGGAGCGCGGGATCGTCGAGCCGGCGGGCCGCGGCCACCGCGAGGTGCCCGACGCTCCAGAACTCGTCGAGCTGTCCGTGCGTGTGCAGGTGGAAGCCGACGTTGCGGCTCAGGCAGGCCGCGTACCGGTCGTGGCCGAACCGCTCGGCCAGGGACACGGCCGCCAGCAGCCCGGCCTGTTCCCGGTCGAACCAGCTCAGGGCCTGCTCGGTGTCCCGGAAGGACGGCCGTTCGCCCTGGTACGGCGGGATACCGGTGGGCCGGCGTTCACGGCTGGGGAACAGCACCTCGCAGGCGGCGTCCGAGGTCGTCAGGTAGTAGCCGAGCAGCCGCTCGACCGCCGCCGCGTCGTCGTCCGCCGTCGCCGGGCCCCGCAGACTCTGCGCGAAACTGCGCACCAGGTCGTGGAAGGTGTAGAGGCCGATGTCGGGCTGCTGGACCAGGTGGACGTCGAGCAGGAACTCCAGGGCGTCCTCGGCGTCGCGGACGGCGGTGCCGAGGAGCGCCGCCGCCGAGTGGACGTCCGTCCCTGCGCACGGGTACAGGCTGAGGATGCGGAACGCGGTCCGGTACTCCTCGTCCATCGCCAGGTACGACAGACGCAGGGTCGCCGCGACGCTGCGGTCCCCCGAACTCAGCTCGTCCATCCGGCGTTTCTCGTCACGCAGCCGCTCGACCAGATAACGCACCGTCCAGCGCGGCCTGTTGCGCAGCCGGGCGGTCGCGATCCGCAGCGCCAGCGGCAGGTGCCCGCACAGCTCGGCCAGTTCGGCGGAGGCCGCCGGCTCGGCGGCCACCCGGGTGGTGCCGAGGGTCTCCGCCATCAGGCTGGTGCTGTCCTCGGGCTCCATCATCCCGATGGACACCCACTCGACGCCGTCGAGGTCCAGCAGCCGCCCGCGGCTGGTGATCAGGGCGAGACAGCCGGGCGAGGCCGGCAGCAGGGGCCTGATCTGCGCCGCGTCGACCGCGTTGTCGAACAGGAGCAGCATCCGCCGGCCGTCCAGCTTCGACCGCCACAGGGCGGTGCGCCCCTCCAGGTCCTCGGGAATCCGGTCGCCCGGGGTACCGAGGGTCCGCAGCAGGCCGTCGAGCGCGGCGGTGGGCGTCACGGGCTCGCGGCCCGGGGTGAATCCGTGCAGGTCGATGTGGAGCTGCCCGTCGGGATACCGGCCGGCCAGCCGGTGTGCGGCGCGCACGGCCAGGGTGGTCTTGCCCATGCCGCCCATGCCGTCGATGGCCACGATCCGGGCGTACCGCTCGCCGCCCCGGCTCTCGTCCTGCACATAGTCGAAGAGCTCGGCGAGCTCCTTGGCACGGCCGGTGAAGTCGGGCAGGTCGTACGGCAGGGTGCACGGGGCGTCGGCCGGCGCGAGGCGCGTTCCCGGCTCTCCTTCCCGGACCGGTTCCGTACGGGCCGGGGGCTCGGCGGCCGCGCCCTCGGCGGCCGCGGGAACGGGAACGGCCGGTTCGGGCAGCGGCTCCACGGGGGCCGCCGGCCCGGGCACCGGTCGTACGGGCGCGGAGGGCACCGGCGCCGGCCGTTCGGGCGCGGCCAGTTCGGGGCTGTCCCGCAGGATCGCCTCGTACAGCTTGGCCAGCCGGGGGCCCGGGTCGATCCCGAGCTCGTCCACGAGCAGCTCGCGGACCTCTCCGTACTCCTTGAGCGCCTCGGCCTGGCGCCCGGATCGGTACAGGGCGAGCATCAGCTGGCCGCGCAGGGTCTCCCGCAGCGGGTGCTGGGTGATCAGGGCCCGCAGGCCGGAGATGAGTTCACCGCTCTCGCCCAGTGCGAGGCTCAGGTCGAAGAACTGCTCGGCTGCGGCCAGCCGGCGCTCCTCCAGTGCGATCGCCGCGGCCTCGATCACCGGTCCGCCGGTACCGGACAGGACCGAGCCCCGCCACAGTGCGAGGGCGGACCGCAGTGCCTCGGCGGCCTCGGACCGCGCGCCTTCCCGCAGCGCCTGGCCCGCCGCCCTGGTGAGCGTGTCGAACTCCAGCAGGTCGACCTGGTCGTCCGCCACCACCACGCGGTATCCCGGCCCGTCGGTGGCGATCACCTCGGTGCCGGTGGGTATGCGCCGCCGCAGGTCGGCGACGGCCTTGCGGACCTGGTGCGCCGCGGTCACCGGCGGGTCCTTCTCCCAGGTCGCCTCGACGAGGCGGGCCACGGGCACCACCCGGCCGGCTTCGAGCAGCAGGACGCACAGGACCCGTTCCTGGATCGCTCCCCCCAGCCTCAGCCGTACCTCTCCGAACCATCCCTCAAGCGATCCGAGCACGTTGAAGCGCAGCCTGCCCCCCACAGGGTCCACGCTTCGTCTTTCCCCGGATTCCGCATCCGCCCCCGGCATCGGACATCCACCCCCAAATGAACAAGACCCCTGGCCAGGTCATGTCAGCCGGATCATAGGGGTTACCCCTAGCAGGCGGTAAGCATCCGGTAGCAGATCAGGAAGGGCGACACGGACAGTTCATGGGCGGCCCGGAGCAGGCAGCACACGGAGCGAGTACCGAAGGAGCAGGCTGTGGGAAGACTGGAGAGACCACTGGCCCCCGATGCCGGACCAGTCACCGCGTTCGCCCGGGAGTTGCGCAGGCTGCGGACCGCGGCCGGCAGTCCCGGCTACCGCGACATGGCCACCCGGGCCATGTTCTCCGCGTCCGTGCTCTCCGACGCGGCCGCCGGATACCGCCTCCCGACCCTTCAGGTGGCCCTCGCCTTCGCCGAGGCCTGTGGCGGTGACCGCGCCACCTGGGAGCGCCGCTGGCACGAGGCGGCGCGCGCCGACGGGGACGACGGAACCGCCCGTCCGGCGGTCAAAGCCGTGCAGCAGCACCAGGAGAACGAGCTGCGCGCGGCCGACGTACGCGCCGTGCTGCCGCCCCCGGCACAGCTGCCGATGGAGGCTCATCCCCTGGTGGGACGGCGTGAGCTGCTCCAGCGGGCGCGGGCTCTGACCGCCCCCTCGTTCGGCGGGCAGCGCCCCGCGGCGCCCTTGGTGATCAGCGGTCAGGTGGGTGTGGGCAAGACGGCCTTCGCCCTGCGGCTCGCCCACGAACTCGCCGTGAACCTGCCCGACGGGCAGCTCTACGCGAACCTCGACCCGGCCGCCGACGGCCGCAAGGACGCCGCCGGGATCGCGGGCGGTTTCCTGGAGGCGCTCGGTATCCCCACCGACCGGATCCCGAACGATCCCGGTCAGAGAATTGGCCTGTACCGATCGCTCCTCAACCGGCGGCGGCTGCTCGTGGTGCTGGACGGCGTCCAGCACGAGCGGCAGATCCGGGAACTTCTCATCGCGGCGCCCGAGAGCCGCATCATCATCACCAGCCGATCGCGGCTACTGGGCCTCGACGGAATTGGCCGGATCCGGCTCCCCGCACTGGACCGCGACGAGTCGATGGAGCTGCTCGCGCAGCTTCTCGGCGGCGACCGGGTCGGTACCGAGCCGCGCGCCTGCCTGCGCCTCGCCGACGCGTGCGGGGACCTGCCGCTGGCGCTCAACCTCGCCGGCCGGCGCATCGCGGCCCGCCCCGAGTGGATGCTCCAGGACTCCGTGTCCGAGCTGCTCGGGGACGGGCCGGGCGGCCACGACGGGCCCGCAGGTGAGCGGGCCCCCGGCCGCTTCCTGGGCCGGCTGCAGATCGGGGACGACGCGCTGACCGGCCGCCTCGACAGCGCCTACCGGCTGCTGACCCCGTGGGCGCGGCTGATGCTGCGCCAGTTCGCCGGATCCGACAACCCGCCCTCCGTGGACAACGTGGTGTACGAGTCCGCGGACGCGCTCGCCATGCTGGTGGAGCGGTCCGCCCAGCCGGTGGAGGACCTCCTCGAACGGCTCCTCGACGCGGGGCTGCTCGACCACTCCGACCTGCCGGGGCAGTACGGACTGACGCCGATGGCCCGGGCGTACGCGCTGACGCAGCCGGACCCCACGGAGGAGGACCCGGCGTCCGCGCCCGCGGCGGCGCGGGGCCAGGCGCACGCGCGGCAGTCGGGGTAGGCCCGGCGCCCGGGGGCTCCTGGCGGTCAGGCCGCGTGGGTGATCGTGACGTAGAGGTGCTCGTCGAGGATCTTGGCGAGGGACACCCCGGGCCGGCCGATCTCGGCGCACAGCGCCGCCTCGCCGAGACCGCCGCCCTCCTCCAGCGCCGCACGCGCCCAGCTCCGGCCGAGCTCCAGGTGACGGGCGAAGGCGGCCCCGTCCCGGACCCCGTGCAGCCGCTGCGCGATGGCCGCGTCCCACGGCATGACCGAGTCGGGCCGCAGTGCGTACAGCGCCTTGGCCGCGGCGGTCGGGCCGAGGCTGCGGCGGCCGATCGGCAGCGCCGCCAGCTCCTCGTAGGCGGCGGCGAACCGGGAGATCTCCCGTGGGGTGAGCCGGGCCAGCGGTGCGTGCGCCAGGGTGTGCCGCTCCCACCACGCGGCGAGCCCCTCGCCGAAGGTGTCGGGCTCGCCCTCGCGCGGGTAACGGATGCGGCAGCCCCAGGAGTTCAGCCAGCGGTGCAGAGCGCTGCGGTGCGCGGCGAGCGAGAGGTCCAGGGCGTGGCCGGTCTCCTCGCGCAGCGCCTGCCAGCTGCGGTCCACGCCCGCGAAGCCGTTGAACACCTCGGCCGAGGAACGGAGTTCGGGCAGGGACGGCGCGGGCGGGAGCGGCGGCGCGGTCGGCGGATCCAGGTGGGCGCGGGCGACCTTCGCGGGCACCACCATCCGCCAGGCCTCGGTGACCAGCTCCGTCAGCTCCTCGTGGTCCAGGGCTCCGAGGCGGGCCTCGGCCCAGTTGAAGCGCAGATCGGACTCCCGGGGCAGGAAGAACTTCTCCGGTTCGGCGGCGACGAGCGCCGCCCGTTCCTCCTTGGGGAAGGCGAAGCCCAGTTCGCTCTCGTCCCGGGAGAGGGCGAGGTAGACGATGCTGCCGATCCGGAACTTCACCCGGTCACGGACCAGGTGCTCCTCGGTCCTCGGCAGGCCCATCGCGAGCCGCCGTACGTCGTCCACCGTTGCCACTGCCCGCTCCCTGCGCATCCGGCCGCCGCTCACAGTCCCGCGAGCTGCGGGGTGTGGACGTCCAGCGGTGGCCCGTCGAGCGCACCGAGGCCGATCGGCGACGGAGTCCTGCCGATCAGCCGGTCGGCCAGCGACCGTGCGATGAGCGGCGCGAACTTGAAGGATGTGCCACCGCAGGCCGCGTACGCGAATCCCGCGCCGCCCAGGCCGACCAGCAGCGGGCCGCCCGTCGGCGAGAAGGCCGAGTAGTAGGCGTCCTTGGCCGCCGTGACCCAGGCCGGGCCGAAGCCGGGGAGGATGTCCGCGAACTCCTTCTCCAGCCTGCGCTGCCAGTACGGGTCGGTGGCGTAGTCGCTGATCGCGTCCACCACCCGGCAGGCGGTGGCCGAGGTCAGCTTGAGGGCCGTGCCCGCCACCGGCGGGATCAGCCAGGCTCCGCCCGCGGTGCCGAGGGCCGGTATGGCCGGAGTGGCCGCCCAGGCCTGCGACTGCTGCCGGGGCACCCGGCAGTAGAGGAGGGACTGCCGGTACAGGGTGAGCTGCTCGGAGACGCTCTGCGGCAGCAGGTCCCGGGACCAGGGGCCCACGGCCACCAGGACCGCGTCGCTGCGCAGCACCCGCCCGTCCACCAGCCGTACGCTGCCGCTCTCGCCGTCGACGGCGGTCACGGCCCGGTGCTCGATCAGCTCGATGCCCCGCTGCCACTTCAGCCAGCCGACGCAGGCGGCGAGGACCCGTTCGGCGAGCAGTACGCCCGCCTCGTCCTCCAGTACCGCGCCGAGGCCGCCGCCCACGTGCAGGTGCGGATAGCGGTCGGCCAGGCCGGCCGCCGTCAGTTCCCGGGCGTGGCCGCCGGCGTCGGCGAGCATCGCCGCCGCGTCGGCCGCGGCCGCGGGCGGCAGGACGGTGAGAGAGCCGACCTGCTCGTAGAACCGCGTCAGGAACAGTTCCTCCAGTTCGACCCAGCGGCGGTGCGCACGCAGTGCGGCCGCCGTGGCCTGCGGGTCCGACGGGTGCAGGGCCCGCAGGATCCGGTGCTGGTCGAAAGAGGTGGCTCTGCTGTGCGGGATGGGGCCTTGGTCCACGACCGTGACCTTGTGTCCGTCGAGCACGCACTCGACCGCCGTGAGCAGGGCGATCACTCCGCCGCCCACTACCGTCACCCTCGTCGACATCACACACCTCCCTTCAGTTTTCGTATGGCCGACGGGTCAGCTGTCGAGGACGATCGTGGTCAGTGCAGCCGCCTTGGCGAGGGACTCCTCGCAGCTCAGGAAGTCGTCTCCGGCGCAGATCAGGTTGGCGTACCGGCTGAGGTAGCCCTCGGGCGGCAGCAGGAGCGTCGTCCCGGGCGCCACCATCACGTTCGTCTCCAGCAGCCCCGGTACGTCCGAGGGGGCGGGTACGTCGACCGAGCGGACCGTGCCGTTCTCCGGCGGGTACAGGAAGCGGATCCCCACGGTGCGGGACTCGGCCGGGGTCCACTCGGGGCGGACGCCGGCAGCCACTTCGGCGGCCAGTTCCCCGGGCTCCACACCGGTGGCGAGGCTGCCGAGGTAGGGGATGAGGTCGCCGCCGAGGCGGGCGTTCACCTCGATGATCACCGGGCCGCGGGTGGTGAGCTTCACCTCGGTGTGCGTGATCCCGTAGCCGATGCCCAGCTCCCGGTGGGCGTCGCGGAGGACGCCCAGCAGCTCCTCGTCGGCGAGCAGCGGGTCGGTGGCGCTGACCACGTGGCCGGTCTCCTCGAAGTAGGGCGCGAGGCCCACTTCCTTGTGCGCGAGGAAGAGCGGGGTCCAGGCACCGTCGAAGACGACGCCGTCGATGCTGATCTCGGGGCCCATGACGCACTCCTCGACCAGCACCCCGCCCTCGTAGTCGCTGTTCCCGCCGCGGCTGGCGGCGTCGGCGACCTCGAAGGCCGTACGGATCCCGTCGGGGCCGTCGACCCGTATGACGCCGATGCTCGCGCCCATGCCGCGGGGCTTGAGGACGACCGGGTAGCCGAAGGAGTCGGCCGTGGCCAGGGCCGTCTCCGCGTCGGTCACGTAGGCGAAGTGCGGCTGGGGCAGTCCGGCGGCGGTCAGCAGCTGCCGGGTGTTGTGCTTGTTGCGGCAGTTGTCGGCGCCGCGGGAGGTCAGCCCCGGCAGTCCGAGCCGCTCGGCTATCAGGGCGGTGGTCACCACGAGCGTCTCGTCGTAGCTGAACACGCCGACCACGCGGTGCTCGGCGGCCACCGCCTCGGCGGCTTCCACCAGGCCTTCCGTGTCGGGTACCAGGCGTTCGCGGTCGAGCAGTTCCACCGTGGTGGAGCCCAGTACGTACTGCTCCTGCCAGGTGGGATCCGCGGCGTCCAGGATCCAGATCGGGCGGCGACGGGCGGCGCCGGCGAGCAGGTACTCGCGGTAGGCGCGCTGTCCGCTGCCGACCAGGATCACCACGCCGTCGTCGGTCGGGCTGGTGTCATCAGTCATCTTCGTCACCTCGCGGAGTGGGTCAGGACCCGGTCGCCGGCCGTCGCGATCGCCGCGAGCTGCGGCTGGGCGATGGCCAGGTAGTCGGGGGTGGACAGGGCCACGGAGCGGTCCAGGCGGGCCGCGTTGAAATAGATCTCTTCGGTGAGGATCAGGCCCTCGTCGACGACGAGGTGCAGATCGGGGTGGAAGCTGAGCGGCATCACCGTGCCGCAGACGCTGCCGGCCAGGCGCTCGGCGATCTCGGGCGTGGCGAACGCCGTCCGCCCGCCGCCGAACAGGGCGCCGACCGCCTCCAGGTCGACCTGCCGGTCACCGGGGACCACCGCGAGCACGTACTTGCCGACCCGCTTGGTGATGCTCACGCGGACGACGATGCACTTGGCGGCCTGCTCCAGCGGGTGGCCGCGCAGCACGCTCGCCAGGTCCGTGCGGCCCTCGGCGGGGTGGTCGATCAGCCGGTAGCGGGCCTGGTGCCCGTCGAGGTGGTCGAGCAGCCTCTGGTACATCACAGTTCCTCGCCGACGTAGTGCCAGTCCTCGGGATTGATCAGCCCGAAGGGGTTGATCGGGGCCACGCCGCGGAGGTCCTTGGCGACCTCCAGGAGCCGGAAGGGGAAGTTGGGCATCCAGATGACCGGGACCTGCTGCGCGATGTAGTCCTGGTAGGCGTACAAGTCCTCCAGGTCGTCGCTGACCACGGTGCGGGCGATCAGCTCGTCCGCCTTCGGGTCGCTGTAGCTGCCGAAGTTCACCGAGGAGCCGGTCGAGTAGAGCGCCTCGCCGGTCGGGTAGAAGCCGGGTCCGTAACCCCAGCCGCCGTTCCAGTCGCTGAACTCCCACAGGCAGGGGCTGTCGGGGCCCGGGGTGCAGGTGGTGTCCTCCAGGACCAGGACGCTCGCCTCGACCTCGGTCAGCACGATCTCGATGCCGGCCTTCGCGGCGTCGGCGGCGAACGTGCGCATGACCGCGGTCAGGGTCTCGTGGCCCTGGGCGTAGCGCATCGAGAACCGCAGCGGGGTGCCGGCGGGGATGCCCTCGCCCGCCTCCCCGGGGCCGGTGCCCTCGCGGACGCAGAGCGCCGGGGTGGTGCTGGTGTCCCAGCCGTTCTCCGTCAGGAAGGCGCGGGCCGCATCGACGTCGAAGGGGTACGGGTCCTCGTGCGCGGCGGGTGAGAGCAGCGGGCTGTCCGGCAGGGCCGGGATGGGCCCGGTGGTCGGGTAGCCGTAGCCCTTGTAGACGTCGCGGATGGCGCCCCGGGAGTCGAGGCAGGACTGCAGTGCCTGACGGAAGTAGAGCTGCTTGAAGATCTTTCCGGAGACGGTGGGGTTGTTGAAGTTGATCGGGAAGTAATGGATTTTGTAAGTGAGCTGGGGGACGAGGTCGTAGTGCTCGCCGAGCGGGTTGGGACCGCCGGCCAGCAGGTCCTCGGCCGGCTCGGTGACCTCGTCGAAGGGCAGGAAGCCGATCTGCACGCCGTCCAGGGCCTCGGGGCCGCGGCGGAGCATCTCGTACTGCTCGGTGTCGGAGCCGGTGGGGATCAGGCGGAATTCGTCCAGGTAGGGCTTGTTGGGGCCGGAGTAGCTCTCGTTGGGCACGAGGACGGCCTCGCCGGAGACTCCGTCGATCGTGTAACTGCTCAGCTTCCAGGGTCCGTTGACCACACTCCAGACGGGGCTGGTGTCCCAGCTCTTGCGCTCGTCGTTGCAGGCCCGCAGGTAGGCGTAGACCGCGGAGGCCTGGGCCGGGTCGTGGGTGGCGTCGGCCGGCCGGTCGTCGGCGGTGCGGTCCCAGGCCTTCGGCAGCGGGGTGATGGTGCTGAACTGGTTCATCAGCACCCAGTTGTGCGAGTAGGCGCGGTCGAAGGTGAAGCTGACCTTGTCCTCGGCGACCTTCTCGTAGCCGGTCAGGTTGTCCGGGAAGAAGCCCGGCGTGTACCCGCCGAAGCTGTCCTTCTCGGCCTCCAGGAGGTGCATCCACAGCATCACGTTGTCGGCGTTGACGCTCTCGCCGTTCGACCACGTGTAGGGCTTGACCGTAATCGTCGCCGTGCGGCCGTCCTCGCTCCACTCGGGGGGTTCGGCGAGGCTGCGCTCGTAGTCGACCGTCGGCTGGCCGCCGGTGCCGTACCAGTACAGCGGCCGGTACATCAGCGTCTGGAATTCGTGCAGGTTGGCCACCCCGTAGTACTCGCCCGGGGTGAAGGGGAAGATGAAGACCGGGCTGAAGCCGCTGGTGCAGGCCCAGGTCACGCTGCCCCCGCGGAGCGGGGTGGTGGGCGGTGTCATGTCCTTACCTCCTCCAGTGCGGATTCACCGCTGTCCGAGTGGGCTCCGTAGCGCTCCCAGCGCTCGTTGAGCCGGATCCGTCCGTCGTCCAGGAATTCGGGGGTGCTCCAGCACCGTCCTGCGACCACCTCGCCGTCCGCGAGGACCATCGTGTAGGCGAATTCGAGGTTCCCGTCGGGCTCCACGCGCCCGTTCAGCGAGCCCCTGCGGACGGGGCCTCCGTCGAAGTCGGCCCAGAGCAGGTCGCCTTCCTGGCGGTAGTGGCCGACGGGGGCGTCCTCGCCCGCCGGGTAACCGGTGTTGCGGAAACTTCTGCCGTCGTAATCGATCACGGGCGTCGTATCTCCTGAGTGATGCATTTGACCGCGCCACCGGCCTTCAGCAGTTCGGACATGTCCACGCCGTGCACCTCGAAGCCGCGTTCGCGCAGCTCACCGATCAGGTGCGTGGCGGTCTCCGTCACGACCACGTTCAGTCCGTCGCTCACCGCGTTCAGGCCGAAGGCATCGGCGTCCTCGCGGGTGGCGAGGATCGCGTCCGGATACAGCTGACGCAGCGCGTCCCGGCTCTCCTCGGAGAAGGCGGCGGGGTAGTACGCCACCAGGTCGTCGTCGAGGACGAACAGTGCGGTGTCCAGGTGGTAGAAGCGGGGGTCGGTCAGGGTCAGGCCGACCACCGGCAGGCCGAAGAACGCGCGGAGCTCCTCGTGCGCGCCCGGGTCGCTGCGGAATCCCGCGCCGGCCAGGATCCGCCGGCCGGCGGGGGCGAAGTCGCCCTCGCCCTCGTT
Proteins encoded in this window:
- the ddaH gene encoding dimethylargininase, whose translation is MAETPRRTATRRHYLMCRPTHFEVTYAINPWMNPEKPMDADLALAQWERIRDLYLGFGHEVSYIDPVPGLPDMVFSANGATVVDGKVLIAKFRHQERAAEADAHRAWFEARGYTDIHLPQYVNEGEGDFAPAGRRILAGAGFRSDPGAHEELRAFFGLPVVGLTLTDPRFYHLDTALFVLDDDLVAYYPAAFSEESRDALRQLYPDAILATREDADAFGLNAVSDGLNVVVTETATHLIGELRERGFEVHGVDMSELLKAGGAVKCITQEIRRP
- a CDS encoding YbaK/EbsC family protein, producing MYQRLLDHLDGHQARYRLIDHPAEGRTDLASVLRGHPLEQAAKCIVVRVSITKRVGKYVLAVVPGDRQVDLEAVGALFGGGRTAFATPEIAERLAGSVCGTVMPLSFHPDLHLVVDEGLILTEEIYFNAARLDRSVALSTPDYLAIAQPQLAAIATAGDRVLTHSAR
- a CDS encoding ABC transporter substrate-binding protein → MTPPTTPLRGGSVTWACTSGFSPVFIFPFTPGEYYGVANLHEFQTLMYRPLYWYGTGGQPTVDYERSLAEPPEWSEDGRTATITVKPYTWSNGESVNADNVMLWMHLLEAEKDSFGGYTPGFFPDNLTGYEKVAEDKVSFTFDRAYSHNWVLMNQFSTITPLPKAWDRTADDRPADATHDPAQASAVYAYLRACNDERKSWDTSPVWSVVNGPWKLSSYTIDGVSGEAVLVPNESYSGPNKPYLDEFRLIPTGSDTEQYEMLRRGPEALDGVQIGFLPFDEVTEPAEDLLAGGPNPLGEHYDLVPQLTYKIHYFPINFNNPTVSGKIFKQLYFRQALQSCLDSRGAIRDVYKGYGYPTTGPIPALPDSPLLSPAAHEDPYPFDVDAARAFLTENGWDTSTTPALCVREGTGPGEAGEGIPAGTPLRFSMRYAQGHETLTAVMRTFAADAAKAGIEIVLTEVEASVLVLEDTTCTPGPDSPCLWEFSDWNGGWGYGPGFYPTGEALYSTGSSVNFGSYSDPKADELIARTVVSDDLEDLYAYQDYIAQQVPVIWMPNFPFRLLEVAKDLRGVAPINPFGLINPEDWHYVGEEL